AAAAAATAAATATGGGAGGATATCATGAATGTTTTTGTAGCTGAGTTTATAGGTACTGCAATTCTTGTTTTACTTGGTAATGGTGTTGTTGCAAATGTGGTTTTAAACAAAAGTAAAGGAAACAACTCTGGATGGATTGTTATTACTACTGCTTGGGGTCTAGCTGTTATGACTGGAGCTTACTGCGTAGGATGGATTAGTGGTGCTCATCTTAACCCTGCTTTAACTATTGGATTTGCTGTTGCAGGTCTTTTCCCAGCTAACCTTGTTTTAGGTTATGTTGTTGCCCAAATTTTAGGAGCTATGTTTGGACAAATTTTTGTATATCTTACTTACAAAAGACATTATGACGAAACAACTGATACTGGAGCAATCTTAGGTTCTTTTTCTACAGGACCTGCTATTAGAGATTTAAAGTGGAACTTTGTAACAGAAGCTATCGGCACTTTTATGCTTGTTTTTGGACTATTAGCTATTGGTCATGTTAATAACCAAGCTTTCACTGCTACTTTACCAAATGGTGATATGGTTAGAGGATTTACTGGTATTTTAGGGCCGTTATTAGCTGGATTTTATGTATGGAGTTTAGGTTTAAGTTTAGGTGGGCCTACTGGTTATGCTATTAACCCTGCTAGAGACTTAGGACCTAGAATTATGCACGCTATTTTACCTATTGCCAATAAAGGAGATTCTGACTGGTCTTATGCTTGGGTACCTATTGCTGGTCCTATCGTAGGTGGTATTATCGGTGCTATTACTTTTGCAGCTCTTTTCAATTAAAATATAATAACTTAGGGAGGATTTTCTATGAAGTATATAATCGCATTAGACCAAGGAACAACTAGCTCAAGAGCTATAATTTTTGATGAACAACAAAATATTGTGGCAAGTGCACAAAAAGAATTTAGACAAATCTATCCAAAAGAGGGATGGGTTGAGCATGATCCTATGGAAATTTGGGCTAGTCAAAGTGGTGTTTTAGCTGAAGCTATTGCACAATCTGGCGTTTCTCAACATGATGTTATTGGTATAGGAATTACCAACCAAAGAGAAACTACTATTGTTTGGAATAAGCTAACTGGAAAACCTGTTTACAATGCAATTGTATGGCAGTGTAGAAGAACTGCTCATATTTGTGATGATTTAAAAGCTAGAGGATTAGCTGATTATATAAGAGATAATACAGGTCTTGTTGTAGATGCCTATTTCTCAGGAACTAAAATAAAATGGATTTTAGATAATGTTGAAGGCGCTAGAGAACAAGCTGAAAGAGGAGAGTTATTATTTGGTACTGTTGATACATGGTTAATTTGGAAATTAACTAATGGAAAATCTCATGCTACAGATTACACAAATGCTTCTAGAACTATGATTTATAATATTAAAGATCTTTGTTGGGATGAAAAACTTTTAAAAGAGTTAGATATTCCTAAATCTATGCTTCCTGAAGTTAAAGATTCAAGTGGAACATTTGGATATGCTAATCTTGGTGGAAAAGGTGGACATAGAGTTCCTATCTGTGGTGTTGCTGGAGATCAACAAGCTGCTCTATTTGGACAAGCTTGCTTTGAAAAAGGAGAAGCTAAAAATACTTATGGAACTGGTTGCTTTATGCTTATGAATACAGGAAGTAGAATGTACCAAAGTAAAAATGGTCTTTTAACTACTATAGCTATTGGATTAGATGGAAAAGTTGAATATGCTCTTGAAGGAAGTATCTTTGTTGCTGGTGCTGCTGTTCAATGGCTAAGAGATGAATTAAAGTTAATTACAGATTCTAAAGATACAGAATATTTTGCTAGTAAAGTTAAAGATAATGGTGGGGTTTACTTTGTTCCTGCATTTGTTGGTTTAGGAACTCCTCACTGGGATATGTATGCTAGAGGTGCTATTGTTGGACTAACTAGAGGTGCTAATAAAAATCATATTATTAGAGCAACTTTAGAATCTATTGCTTATCAAACTAGAGATGTTCTTGAAGCTATGCAAGAGGACTCTGGAATTGAATTAAAAGCTTTAAAAGTTGATGGTGGAGCATCTGCTAACAACTTCTTAATGCAATTCCAATCTGATATTGTGGGTAAAGAGGTTCACAGACCTTCTACTGTTGAAACAACAGCTTTAGGAGCAGCATATCTTGCTGGTCTTGCAGTTGGTTTCTGGAATGATAAAAATGAGATTAAACAAAATTGGTGTCTTGAAAAAACATTCGTTCCTACCATGACTGAAGAAGATAGAGATTTAAAACATAGCAAATGGAAAAGAGCTGTTGAAAGATCTTTAAATTGGGAGCTTGACTAATTTAAAAAAAAGTAGTATATTTAGATTAGATAAAAATTAAATATTAGCAATAGAGATGAAGAGAGCTAAAAAGGTATTGG
This genomic window from Cetobacterium somerae ATCC BAA-474 contains:
- a CDS encoding MIP/aquaporin family protein; translation: MNVFVAEFIGTAILVLLGNGVVANVVLNKSKGNNSGWIVITTAWGLAVMTGAYCVGWISGAHLNPALTIGFAVAGLFPANLVLGYVVAQILGAMFGQIFVYLTYKRHYDETTDTGAILGSFSTGPAIRDLKWNFVTEAIGTFMLVFGLLAIGHVNNQAFTATLPNGDMVRGFTGILGPLLAGFYVWSLGLSLGGPTGYAINPARDLGPRIMHAILPIANKGDSDWSYAWVPIAGPIVGGIIGAITFAALFN
- the glpK gene encoding glycerol kinase GlpK, with the protein product MKYIIALDQGTTSSRAIIFDEQQNIVASAQKEFRQIYPKEGWVEHDPMEIWASQSGVLAEAIAQSGVSQHDVIGIGITNQRETTIVWNKLTGKPVYNAIVWQCRRTAHICDDLKARGLADYIRDNTGLVVDAYFSGTKIKWILDNVEGAREQAERGELLFGTVDTWLIWKLTNGKSHATDYTNASRTMIYNIKDLCWDEKLLKELDIPKSMLPEVKDSSGTFGYANLGGKGGHRVPICGVAGDQQAALFGQACFEKGEAKNTYGTGCFMLMNTGSRMYQSKNGLLTTIAIGLDGKVEYALEGSIFVAGAAVQWLRDELKLITDSKDTEYFASKVKDNGGVYFVPAFVGLGTPHWDMYARGAIVGLTRGANKNHIIRATLESIAYQTRDVLEAMQEDSGIELKALKVDGGASANNFLMQFQSDIVGKEVHRPSTVETTALGAAYLAGLAVGFWNDKNEIKQNWCLEKTFVPTMTEEDRDLKHSKWKRAVERSLNWELD